A DNA window from Paralichthys olivaceus isolate ysfri-2021 chromosome 3, ASM2471397v2, whole genome shotgun sequence contains the following coding sequences:
- the c3h19orf44 gene encoding uncharacterized protein C19orf44 homolog isoform X1: protein MWRRGGGSSALERAEVLLSAKRSSRGDAAAGATPRPAHSTPTHTGLRPQSSLGAGGGRGSRFVKKAPPSATNSSQSPISKSQMQQMSEPRYVSSSQTAALSRLAQIESSIHSRKQIQEEARPQISPPPETTSVPVSVQSSSDQSLNGKRFLKNKTAARAVDSANTAAASGSPRGPDVGVRSMSRASGAALSLAGLERKSKRVVSGVSLESDVEDMRELLGDSLDSTDNSLLKLGIPASVRTADKMLSKSNQKVHSTPQHTIRPLPPSNAAPPPRSPTSPSRRSSPFRYTGQVQAQFSPSVLSPTPSPTCLSPSPPTRWNSARRVASPQRSLSSMSGHSEVHSLDELFPVALGFEDPHSEMSSVSSEDFKINVMTLDDLVPASFGYTEETPKQEKEAKHNALSPGSLNRREQSPRLREKREEEQQQEKEDMLDYQSDFESESRSQPNHSASQVSEHLQEDGDEVGEISQDSEEALISDVSRERTEDDYSSTFSDSSSRTPGRSQTSKSFSISRDSRSSVSHIRRTSSHQSRRRASARKVLKEVAVQTQPDTMSHTWSTGVATFDPKTYINPTPMAAYTLSEETLEALSNFNPAAFVVNEMLKQQLAMTRRFIESSHRLHSSLVQSLEPPNYRYTTLEDTMEYIRKHRSSKLTMEEALEEVQREMRDCMATV, encoded by the exons ATGTGGAGACGAGGCGGTGGGAGCTCAGCCCTGGAACGAGCTGAGGTGCTTCTGTCCGctaagaggagcagcagaggagacgcTGCCGCCGGGGCCACACCGCGACCTGCGCactccacacccacacacact GGCCTCAGACCTCAGAGCTCtctgggagcaggaggaggaagagggagcagGTTTGTGAAGAAGGCTCCGCCGTCTGCAACCAACAGCAGCCAGTCACCTATCAGCAAGAGCCAAATGCAGCAGATGTCTGAACCAAG ATATGTGTCATCCTCCCAGACTGCTGCTCTGAGTAGACTGGCTCAAATTGAGAGCAGCATCCACAGCCGTAAACAGATCCAGGAAGAAGCCAGACCGCAAATCTCTCCTCCACCAGAAACAACCAGTGTGCCAGTCTCAGTTCAGTCCAGCAGTGACCAGAGTCTGAATGGGAAACGTTTCCTCAAGAACAAAACAGCAGCCAGAGCCGTTGACAGTgccaacactgctgctgcttctggatCTCCAAGAGGACCAGATGTTGGTGTCAGGTCTATGTCCAGAGCTTCTGGTGCTGCGCTCTCTTTGGCAGGTTTGGAGAGGAAGTCAAAGAGAGTAGTGAGTGGTGTGAGTCTGGAAAGTGATGTAGAGGACATGAGGGAACTGCTCGGAGACTCTTTGGATTCAACAGACAACAGCTTGTTAAAACTGGGGATACCTGCCTCTGTGAGAACAGCAGACAAG ATGTTGAGCAAAAGTAATCAGAAGGTCCACTCCACACCTCAACACACTATTCGTCCTTTGCCACCTTCCAACGCAGCACCACCACCTCGCTCTCCCACCTCCCCTTCTCGCCGTTCATCTCCTTTTCGATACACTGGCCAGGTCCAGGCCCAGTTCAGCCCCTCTGTGCTCTCTCCCACCCCCTCTCCTAcgtgtctctccccctctccaccAACGAGATGGAACTCTGCTCGTAGGGTGGCCAGTCCACagcgctccctctcctccatgtcAGGCCACAGTGAGGTGCACTCTCTGGACGAGCTCTTCCCTGTGGCGCTTGGCTTTGAAGATCCCCACAGCGAGATGAGCTCAGTTTCATCTGAAG ACTTTAAGATAAATGTGATGACGTTAGATGACCTTGTCCCGGCTTCTTTTGGATATACAGAGGAAACACCAAAACAGGAG AAAGAAGCCAAGCACAACGCCCTTTCTCCTGGATCTCTGAACAGACGTGAGCAGTCACCAAGactgagggagaagagggaagAGGAACAACAGCAAGAGAAAGAGGACATGTTGGACTATCAAAGTGACTTTgagagtgagagcaggtcacAGCCAAATCACAGTGCCAGCCAGGTATCAGAGCACCTGCAAGAAGATGGAGATGAAGTGGGGGAGATTTCGCAGGACAGCGAGGAGGCTTTGATTTCAGACGTGTCCCGTGAGAGAACAGAAGATGATTACTCGAGCACTTTCTCGGACTCGTCCTCGCGGACTCCAGGTCGCAGTCAAACGTCAAAGTCATTCAGCATAAGCAGAGACTCCAGATCCTCAGTGTCACACATCCGCAGGACTTCAAGTCACCAGTCGAGGAGGCGTGCTTCAGCCAGAAAGGTTTTAAAAGAGGTGGCAGTACAGACGCAGCCTGATACCATGTCGCACACGTGGTCAACTG gcgTAGCTACATTTGACCCCAAAACCTACATTAATCCCACCCCAATGGCTGCTTATACTCTCAGTGAAGAAACACTGGAAG CTCTCAGCAACTTCAACCCAGCTGCGTTTGTAGTCAATGAAATGCTGAAACAGCAGCTTGCCATGACAAGACGGTTCATCGAGAGCAGCCATCGCCTTCACTCCAGCCTGGTGCAAAGTCTGGAACCACCCAACTACAGATACACCACACTGGAGGACACCATGGAG TACATTCGCAAGCACAGATCTTCCAAACTCACAATGGAGGAAGCCTTAGAGGAGGTGCAGCGGGAGATGAGGGATTGTATGGCGACTGTGTGA
- the c3h19orf44 gene encoding uncharacterized protein C19orf44 homolog isoform X2, which translates to MQQMSEPRYVSSSQTAALSRLAQIESSIHSRKQIQEEARPQISPPPETTSVPVSVQSSSDQSLNGKRFLKNKTAARAVDSANTAAASGSPRGPDVGVRSMSRASGAALSLAGLERKSKRVVSGVSLESDVEDMRELLGDSLDSTDNSLLKLGIPASVRTADKMLSKSNQKVHSTPQHTIRPLPPSNAAPPPRSPTSPSRRSSPFRYTGQVQAQFSPSVLSPTPSPTCLSPSPPTRWNSARRVASPQRSLSSMSGHSEVHSLDELFPVALGFEDPHSEMSSVSSEDFKINVMTLDDLVPASFGYTEETPKQEKEAKHNALSPGSLNRREQSPRLREKREEEQQQEKEDMLDYQSDFESESRSQPNHSASQVSEHLQEDGDEVGEISQDSEEALISDVSRERTEDDYSSTFSDSSSRTPGRSQTSKSFSISRDSRSSVSHIRRTSSHQSRRRASARKVLKEVAVQTQPDTMSHTWSTGVATFDPKTYINPTPMAAYTLSEETLEALSNFNPAAFVVNEMLKQQLAMTRRFIESSHRLHSSLVQSLEPPNYRYTTLEDTMEYIRKHRSSKLTMEEALEEVQREMRDCMATV; encoded by the exons ATGCAGCAGATGTCTGAACCAAG ATATGTGTCATCCTCCCAGACTGCTGCTCTGAGTAGACTGGCTCAAATTGAGAGCAGCATCCACAGCCGTAAACAGATCCAGGAAGAAGCCAGACCGCAAATCTCTCCTCCACCAGAAACAACCAGTGTGCCAGTCTCAGTTCAGTCCAGCAGTGACCAGAGTCTGAATGGGAAACGTTTCCTCAAGAACAAAACAGCAGCCAGAGCCGTTGACAGTgccaacactgctgctgcttctggatCTCCAAGAGGACCAGATGTTGGTGTCAGGTCTATGTCCAGAGCTTCTGGTGCTGCGCTCTCTTTGGCAGGTTTGGAGAGGAAGTCAAAGAGAGTAGTGAGTGGTGTGAGTCTGGAAAGTGATGTAGAGGACATGAGGGAACTGCTCGGAGACTCTTTGGATTCAACAGACAACAGCTTGTTAAAACTGGGGATACCTGCCTCTGTGAGAACAGCAGACAAG ATGTTGAGCAAAAGTAATCAGAAGGTCCACTCCACACCTCAACACACTATTCGTCCTTTGCCACCTTCCAACGCAGCACCACCACCTCGCTCTCCCACCTCCCCTTCTCGCCGTTCATCTCCTTTTCGATACACTGGCCAGGTCCAGGCCCAGTTCAGCCCCTCTGTGCTCTCTCCCACCCCCTCTCCTAcgtgtctctccccctctccaccAACGAGATGGAACTCTGCTCGTAGGGTGGCCAGTCCACagcgctccctctcctccatgtcAGGCCACAGTGAGGTGCACTCTCTGGACGAGCTCTTCCCTGTGGCGCTTGGCTTTGAAGATCCCCACAGCGAGATGAGCTCAGTTTCATCTGAAG ACTTTAAGATAAATGTGATGACGTTAGATGACCTTGTCCCGGCTTCTTTTGGATATACAGAGGAAACACCAAAACAGGAG AAAGAAGCCAAGCACAACGCCCTTTCTCCTGGATCTCTGAACAGACGTGAGCAGTCACCAAGactgagggagaagagggaagAGGAACAACAGCAAGAGAAAGAGGACATGTTGGACTATCAAAGTGACTTTgagagtgagagcaggtcacAGCCAAATCACAGTGCCAGCCAGGTATCAGAGCACCTGCAAGAAGATGGAGATGAAGTGGGGGAGATTTCGCAGGACAGCGAGGAGGCTTTGATTTCAGACGTGTCCCGTGAGAGAACAGAAGATGATTACTCGAGCACTTTCTCGGACTCGTCCTCGCGGACTCCAGGTCGCAGTCAAACGTCAAAGTCATTCAGCATAAGCAGAGACTCCAGATCCTCAGTGTCACACATCCGCAGGACTTCAAGTCACCAGTCGAGGAGGCGTGCTTCAGCCAGAAAGGTTTTAAAAGAGGTGGCAGTACAGACGCAGCCTGATACCATGTCGCACACGTGGTCAACTG gcgTAGCTACATTTGACCCCAAAACCTACATTAATCCCACCCCAATGGCTGCTTATACTCTCAGTGAAGAAACACTGGAAG CTCTCAGCAACTTCAACCCAGCTGCGTTTGTAGTCAATGAAATGCTGAAACAGCAGCTTGCCATGACAAGACGGTTCATCGAGAGCAGCCATCGCCTTCACTCCAGCCTGGTGCAAAGTCTGGAACCACCCAACTACAGATACACCACACTGGAGGACACCATGGAG TACATTCGCAAGCACAGATCTTCCAAACTCACAATGGAGGAAGCCTTAGAGGAGGTGCAGCGGGAGATGAGGGATTGTATGGCGACTGTGTGA
- the akr1a1b gene encoding aldo-keto reductase family 1 member A1-B: protein MNDFAVLNTGRKMPLLGLGTWKSEPGKVKQAVVWALEAGYRHIDCAAIYGNEAEIGEALQETLGPNKPLRREDVFITSKLWNTKHHPEDVEPSLLKTLKDLKLEYLDLYLIHWPYAFQRGDVPFPRKEDGTMLYDDIDYKLTWAAMEKLVEKGLVRSIGLSNFNSRQIDDILSVASIKPTVLQVEGHPYLAQVELLAHCRDRGLVMTAYSPLGSPDRAWKHPDEPVVLQEAVFATLAEKYKKTSAQIILRWQTQRGVVTIPKSVTESRIKENIQVFDFTLEPEEMKSITALDKGWRYIVPMIEVEGKRVPRDAGHPHYPFNDPY from the exons ATGAATGACTTTGCAGTTCTCAACACGGGGCGGAAGATGCCCCTGCTCGGACTGGGAACGTGGAAGAGCGAGCCAGGAAAG GTGAAACAAGCAGTTGTTTGGGCCTTGGAAGCTGGGTACCGCCACATTGACTGTGCAGCCATTTATGGCAACGAGGCTGAGATTGGAGAAGCCCTGCAGGAGACACTGGGCCCTAACAAG CCACTGAGGCGAGAGGATGTGTTCATCACATCCAAACTGTGGAACACCAAACATCACCCAGAAGACGTGGAGCCGTCCCTGCTGAAGACCCTGAAGGATCTGAAGCTTGAGTACCTGGACCTCTACCTCATCCACTGGCCCTACGCCTTCCA ACGAGGAGATGTTCCTTTCCCCAGAAAAGAGGATGGCACCATGCTATATGATGACATAGACTACAAGCTGACCTGGGCTGCCATGGAGAAGCTCGTGGAGAAGGGTCTCGTCAGATCCATCGGCCTGTCCAACTTCAACAGTCGGCAGATAGATGACATCCTGTCTGTCGCCAGCATCAAACCTACTGTACTACAG GTAGAGGGCCACCCCTACCTGGCCCAGGTAGAGCTGCTTGCCCACTGTCGGGACCGAGGCCTGGTGATGACGGCCTACAGCCCTCTTGGCTCCCCTGACCGGGCCTGGAAACATCCAGACGAACCCGTTGTGCTTCAGGAGGCTGTGTTCGCCACCCTCgcagagaaatataaaaagacCTCTGCTCAGATTATTCTGAG GTGGCAGACACAGCGAGGCGTGGTAACAATCCCCAAGAGTGTGACGGAGTCACGTATCAAAGAGAACATTCAG GTGTTTGACTTTACCCTGgagccagaggaaatgaaaagtatCACAGCCCTGGACAAAGGCTGGCGCTACATTGTGCCAATGATTGAA GTGGAGGGAAAGCGAGTTCCACGGGATGCAGGACATCCTCACTACCCTTTCAACGACCCCTACTGA